One genomic region from Erythrobacter mangrovi encodes:
- a CDS encoding lytic transglycosylase domain-containing protein, which produces MTLRPALVLAVSLIAAPAAAQTSSVDYFTRSHAQALPQLLSTEDRAFYGSLYEAIDNKNWDRVEVLLGERPDGPLHGAALASYYLDPASPRIPLERIEDWLDRYRNLPQTAAIVRLGKTRGLDHYIDTPGERSLVRQRGLTKRLRPSPVDDGTMPSSISTAILERITNDDPDGARILLDGVDASLSSATRAEWRQRVAWSYYIENRDPEAWGLAETIRSDGSGAWVAEGDWVAGLAAWRLGDCERSAEAFRRAAMSASNPELTTAAHYWASRALVRCRQPEDAAEQLRGAARYPETLYGMLAYEQLGRTLPNTHTEPDLTNVDWNRLRNEPAAVQAVMLAEVGRSVDADEVLRWMARTGDASDYAALGRLARALGLSGTQNFMAYNAPPGTASHPSLRFPVTFRTPIGGWRIDPALAFAHALQESNFRERVVSPANAIGLMQIRPIAAREYAASINLSADADLKDPAVNLAFGQRTLEALSQGSFTQGKLPKVMAAYNAGPTPVARWASEIRDQGDPLLWMESIPYWETRSYVAIVMRNYWMYLRQANAQAPSRIDLAENDWPIFPRVR; this is translated from the coding sequence ATGACCCTCAGACCCGCCCTTGTCCTTGCCGTCTCGCTGATTGCAGCCCCGGCCGCCGCGCAGACCAGCAGCGTGGATTATTTCACGCGCTCGCATGCTCAGGCCCTGCCGCAACTGCTTTCGACAGAAGACCGCGCTTTTTATGGTTCTCTCTACGAAGCGATCGACAACAAAAATTGGGACCGCGTCGAAGTGCTGCTGGGTGAGCGTCCCGATGGCCCGCTGCACGGGGCGGCTTTGGCCAGCTATTATCTCGATCCCGCCAGTCCGCGCATCCCGCTCGAACGGATCGAGGATTGGCTCGATCGCTACCGCAATTTGCCCCAGACTGCGGCGATCGTACGGCTCGGCAAGACGCGCGGGCTCGATCACTACATCGACACACCGGGCGAACGCTCACTGGTGCGCCAACGAGGGTTGACCAAGCGACTGCGTCCCTCACCGGTCGACGACGGTACCATGCCGAGCTCGATCAGCACGGCCATTCTTGAGCGCATTACCAATGACGATCCGGATGGCGCACGCATCCTGCTCGACGGCGTCGATGCCTCGCTCTCTAGCGCCACGCGTGCCGAGTGGCGCCAGCGCGTCGCCTGGAGCTACTACATTGAGAACCGCGACCCCGAGGCATGGGGACTGGCCGAAACGATCCGCTCCGATGGCAGCGGCGCCTGGGTCGCCGAGGGTGATTGGGTCGCCGGCCTCGCCGCCTGGCGGCTGGGCGATTGCGAGCGTTCCGCAGAGGCATTCCGCCGCGCGGCGATGAGCGCGTCCAACCCGGAGCTGACCACTGCCGCGCACTACTGGGCCAGCCGCGCCCTAGTTCGCTGCCGCCAGCCGGAGGACGCCGCCGAACAGCTGCGTGGGGCAGCACGCTATCCCGAGACACTTTATGGCATGCTGGCCTATGAGCAGTTGGGCCGCACGCTCCCCAATACCCATACCGAGCCCGACCTAACCAATGTGGACTGGAACCGGCTACGTAATGAACCCGCCGCCGTGCAGGCAGTGATGCTGGCCGAGGTCGGACGCAGCGTCGATGCGGACGAAGTGCTGCGTTGGATGGCCCGTACGGGGGATGCCAGCGACTATGCCGCGCTCGGCAGGCTGGCTCGGGCTCTGGGGCTTTCAGGCACGCAGAATTTCATGGCCTATAACGCGCCGCCGGGTACCGCGTCGCATCCCAGCCTGCGCTTCCCGGTGACCTTCCGGACCCCGATCGGCGGATGGCGGATCGATCCTGCGCTCGCCTTTGCCCACGCATTGCAGGAATCGAATTTTCGCGAGCGTGTGGTGAGCCCCGCCAATGCCATCGGCCTGATGCAGATCCGTCCGATCGCGGCTCGCGAATACGCCGCCTCGATCAACCTCAGTGCGGATGCCGATCTCAAGGACCCGGCGGTCAATCTCGCCTTCGGCCAGCGCACACTCGAAGCGCTTAGCCAGGGTAGCTTCACGCAGGGCAAGCTACCCAAGGTCATGGCCGCCTATAATGCCGGTCCGACGCCGGTGGCACGTTGGGCGAGCGAAATCCGCGACCAGGGTGATCCGCTACTGTGGATGGAATCGATCCCATATTGGGAAACGCGCAGCTATGTGGCGATCGTAATGCGCAATTATTGGATGTACTTGCGCCAGGCGAACGCCCAGGCGCCCAGCCGCATCGATTTGGCCGAGAACGACTGGCCGATCTTCCCGCGCGTCAGATAG
- the moaB gene encoding molybdenum cofactor biosynthesis protein B, with amino-acid sequence MAIDESRSYKPIRIALLTVSDTRTAADDTSGDILAERITSAGHELVTREISRDSVEEIAAHLHRWIDDEGVDCVISTGGTGLTGRDVTPEALDRVKSKDIPGFGELFRWLSYKTIGTSTIQSRACAVLARGTYIFALPGSNGAVKDGWDMILAEQLDSRNRPCNFVELMPRLRER; translated from the coding sequence ATGGCGATCGATGAAAGCCGCAGCTACAAGCCGATCCGCATCGCATTGTTGACGGTTTCGGACACGCGCACTGCCGCTGACGATACCTCCGGCGACATCCTTGCCGAGCGGATCACGTCAGCCGGGCACGAGCTGGTCACACGCGAAATCAGCCGCGACAGCGTCGAGGAGATCGCCGCGCATCTTCACCGCTGGATCGACGATGAAGGCGTGGATTGCGTCATTTCCACGGGCGGCACGGGCCTAACAGGACGCGATGTCACGCCAGAGGCGCTCGACCGGGTGAAGAGCAAGGACATCCCCGGCTTTGGCGAGCTGTTCCGCTGGCTGAGCTACAAGACCATCGGCACCAGCACCATCCAGAGCCGCGCCTGCGCGGTCCTGGCGCGCGGTACCTATATCTTCGCCCTCCCGGGCTCGAACGGCGCGGTGAAGGATGGCTGGGACATGATCCTCGCCGAACAGCTCGACAGCCGCAATCGCCCCTGCAACTTCGTCGAACTGATGCCACGCTTGCGCGAACGCTAG
- a CDS encoding PA0069 family radical SAM protein — MERRLAPELSGRGAQSGAVPTRFGLATREVDGDWRDYMESLDGPPVKLRTTVTEERPKTILSFNQSPDIGFDRSINAYRGCEHGCVYCYARPTHAYHDLSPGLDFETRLFAKPNAAELLRATLAKPKYTPRPIAMGTNTDPYQPIEDRYRITRSVLEVCLETRHPVTITTKSDRLLADLDLLVPLAEQHLVAVAISVTTLDPKLSGKLEPRATSPVKRLTALQKLAAAGVPVHCNVAPVIPAITDEFMEGIIEQAAAAGVASCGWIALRLPHEIAPLFREWLSVHFPDRGDKVMNIVRSIRDGKDNDPNFFSRMKPTGVWADLFRTRFRLACKRAGVGRPRFELDCTQFRPPNIGGQLQLL, encoded by the coding sequence ATGGAACGCCGACTCGCCCCTGAACTCTCCGGCCGCGGCGCGCAATCGGGCGCAGTACCGACGCGCTTCGGGCTTGCGACGCGCGAAGTCGACGGCGATTGGCGTGACTACATGGAGTCATTGGACGGCCCACCGGTAAAGCTGCGCACAACCGTGACCGAGGAACGGCCCAAGACTATCCTCAGCTTCAACCAGTCGCCCGATATCGGTTTCGATCGCTCGATCAACGCCTATCGCGGATGCGAGCACGGCTGCGTCTATTGTTACGCGCGCCCGACCCACGCCTATCACGACCTTTCACCGGGGCTTGATTTCGAAACACGGCTCTTCGCCAAACCCAATGCGGCGGAACTGCTGCGCGCAACGCTGGCGAAACCGAAGTACACTCCCAGGCCGATCGCCATGGGGACCAACACGGACCCCTACCAGCCAATCGAGGACCGTTATCGCATCACCCGCAGCGTGCTCGAGGTCTGCCTCGAAACGCGCCACCCGGTAACGATCACCACCAAGTCCGACCGATTGCTGGCAGACCTCGACCTCTTGGTTCCGCTGGCCGAACAGCATTTGGTTGCGGTGGCGATATCGGTGACGACGCTCGATCCGAAGCTGTCCGGCAAGCTTGAACCCCGCGCAACTTCGCCCGTTAAGCGACTCACAGCACTGCAGAAACTAGCGGCCGCGGGTGTCCCCGTTCACTGCAATGTCGCACCAGTCATTCCGGCCATCACCGACGAATTCATGGAAGGCATCATCGAGCAAGCAGCCGCTGCTGGCGTGGCAAGCTGCGGCTGGATCGCGCTGCGCCTGCCGCACGAGATCGCGCCGCTGTTTCGCGAATGGCTGAGCGTCCATTTCCCCGATCGCGGCGACAAGGTGATGAACATCGTCCGCTCGATTCGCGATGGGAAGGACAACGATCCGAACTTCTTCAGCCGGATGAAGCCGACTGGCGTCTGGGCCGATCTTTTCCGAACCCGCTTCCGCCTGGCCTGCAAGCGCGCGGGTGTCGGCAGACCTAGGTTCGAGCTTGATTGCACTCAATTCAGGCCACCCAATATCGGCGGCCAGTTGCAGTTGCTCTAG
- a CDS encoding DUF411 domain-containing protein: MKIRNLSFVLAPLALIACAQVAAAATLDVVKTPLCGCCTEWVARMEAAGFTLKVRDVQDTAPIATAAGVPDRLRSCHTAKIAGYVIEGHVPAEDIRRLLREKPNAVGLSVPGMVAGSPGMETPGRATPTYQTVLIGRNGKLSVWATHAGSQPAHVH; the protein is encoded by the coding sequence ATGAAAATCAGGAATCTCAGTTTCGTTCTCGCGCCGCTAGCTCTGATCGCCTGCGCACAGGTCGCTGCCGCTGCGACCCTGGATGTGGTAAAGACGCCGTTGTGCGGTTGTTGCACCGAATGGGTTGCGCGAATGGAGGCAGCGGGCTTCACCCTCAAGGTTCGCGATGTCCAGGATACCGCCCCCATCGCAACGGCTGCTGGCGTGCCCGACAGGCTACGCTCCTGCCATACTGCAAAGATTGCGGGCTACGTCATTGAGGGTCACGTCCCTGCTGAAGACATCCGTCGCCTGCTGAGAGAGAAGCCCAATGCGGTGGGGCTTAGTGTGCCAGGAATGGTCGCCGGATCTCCAGGCATGGAAACGCCAGGCCGCGCGACACCCACCTACCAGACGGTTCTGATCGGTCGTAACGGGAAGCTGAGCGTGTGGGCCACCCATGCAGGCAGCCAACCTGCACACGTTCACTGA
- a CDS encoding DUF1330 domain-containing protein, with product MSETFIDPSPANFNAFKDLPRDEPIHMLNLLLYRDEAQYPEGHEHAGKGWSGRRAYHEYGKTSGPIFRRVGGTIVWRGTFQTMVTGPDSMRWDDGFVAQYPNSAAFFEMIKDPDYQLAVVNRTAALVDSRLIRFKPSEGGEGF from the coding sequence GTGAGCGAGACCTTCATCGATCCAAGCCCCGCCAACTTCAACGCCTTCAAGGATTTACCGCGCGACGAGCCGATCCACATGCTCAACCTGTTGCTCTATCGCGACGAGGCCCAATATCCCGAGGGGCATGAGCATGCTGGCAAGGGCTGGAGCGGCCGCCGCGCCTATCATGAATACGGCAAGACGAGCGGCCCGATCTTTCGCCGGGTGGGCGGCACGATCGTGTGGCGAGGCACCTTCCAGACAATGGTCACCGGTCCCGACAGCATGCGCTGGGACGATGGCTTCGTTGCGCAATACCCGAACAGCGCGGCTTTCTTCGAGATGATCAAGGACCCCGACTACCAGCTTGCTGTGGTGAATCGCACTGCGGCCTTGGTCGACAGCCGCCTGATCCGATTCAAGCCCAGTGAGGGTGGCGAGGGGTTTTAG
- a CDS encoding pseudouridine synthase produces the protein MSRLVLLNKPYGVLSQFTGGKEGVEDTLAHLVDVPDVYPAGRLDKDSEGLLLLTDDGRLQARIADPRYKLPKTYLVQVEGEAGEEALEKLARGVKLNDGITRPARARRIDPPVLWERDPPVRYRKNVPDSWIALEISEGRNRQVRRMTAAVGLPTLRLVRWRIGQWSVDGLAPGEYRVLDL, from the coding sequence GTGAGCAGGCTGGTCCTACTCAACAAACCCTATGGTGTGCTGTCGCAGTTCACCGGCGGGAAGGAAGGCGTAGAAGATACACTGGCGCATCTCGTCGACGTGCCAGATGTTTATCCTGCCGGGCGGCTGGATAAGGATAGCGAGGGCCTTCTGTTACTTACCGACGATGGGCGCTTGCAGGCACGCATTGCCGACCCGCGCTACAAGCTTCCCAAGACGTACCTTGTGCAGGTCGAGGGTGAGGCTGGCGAAGAAGCGCTTGAGAAACTAGCACGAGGCGTGAAGCTGAATGACGGCATAACCAGGCCCGCGCGGGCCAGGCGCATCGATCCGCCGGTGCTATGGGAGCGCGACCCGCCGGTACGTTATCGCAAGAACGTGCCCGACAGCTGGATTGCGCTCGAGATAAGCGAGGGGCGCAATCGCCAGGTGCGGCGGATGACGGCGGCAGTCGGATTGCCGACCTTACGGCTTGTCCGCTGGCGGATCGGCCAATGGAGCGTGGACGGACTCGCCCCGGGCGAATACCGTGTACTCGACCTCTAG
- a CDS encoding GNAT family N-acetyltransferase translates to MTRLADIAIRPAVPTDAAAVQAIYAFHVAHGTASFDTEAPDVAFWEEKIAHILARGWPFLAIEVDGVLAGYAYASQFRDRAAYSHTCENSIYIDPDLRGTGLGRRLLEALVDAARASGFEQMIAVIGGGEPASVALHARCGFEHAGRMKKVGRKFGRILDTVYMQRELVA, encoded by the coding sequence ATTACACGCTTGGCTGACATTGCGATCCGCCCGGCCGTCCCCACGGACGCTGCGGCGGTGCAGGCGATCTATGCCTTCCATGTCGCGCACGGCACGGCGAGCTTCGATACCGAGGCACCGGACGTGGCGTTTTGGGAGGAGAAGATTGCGCACATTCTTGCGCGTGGCTGGCCGTTTCTGGCGATCGAGGTTGATGGCGTGCTGGCAGGCTACGCCTACGCCAGCCAATTTCGCGACCGGGCAGCCTACTCCCATACCTGCGAGAACAGCATTTATATCGACCCCGACTTGCGCGGCACCGGCCTTGGGAGGCGTCTGCTCGAAGCACTCGTCGACGCAGCGCGAGCGAGCGGATTCGAGCAAATGATTGCGGTGATCGGCGGCGGCGAGCCAGCCTCGGTCGCGCTTCATGCGCGATGCGGCTTCGAACACGCAGGGCGCATGAAGAAGGTCGGTCGCAAGTTCGGACGAATCCTCGACACCGTCTATATGCAGCGCGAACTTGTCGCGTGA
- a CDS encoding long-chain fatty acid--CoA ligase encodes MMALGAMQDWTMRITHVVDHAAREAGDREIVTRWADGSETRTNWAGIRRDAKKMAQALLALGLKKGDRVASLAMNHSRHLVSWYGVAGMGGVLHTVNPRLFDDQLDYIVNHAEDKVLIYDAAFQSIVDRMRSRWTTVEHYICFDSGEHSPAFEDWIGAQDGNFEWVGGDERDPCMICYTSGTTGHPKGVQYEHRSTMLHAMAGLQTTAFNFTPSSVMLPVVPMFHAASWGLPYSGGMAGIKFVFSAVNDPAVLHELMMREGVTDSAGVPTVWLAHFQYCDAQGIDLPPLKAATIGGSAAPKFMIERLMKNGTRVQHAWGMTETSPIGTVGGPTADWDSLTFDEKVAKTMKQGRPIYGVELRIVSLDDATKEMPRDGETSGALQIRGPWVLKRYFKAEQDATTPDGWFDTGDVGVIHPDGTLQLTDRTKDVIKSGGEWISSVELENAAVGHPAVAEAACIGMPHPKWDERPVLFVVKKEGTDCTGAEITEYLADKVAKWWLPDAVEFVDDIPHTATGKISKKDLRDRFADYTLG; translated from the coding sequence ATGATGGCGCTCGGAGCGATGCAGGACTGGACCATGCGGATCACCCACGTGGTCGATCACGCGGCACGCGAGGCGGGAGATCGCGAGATCGTGACCCGCTGGGCCGATGGCAGCGAAACGCGTACGAACTGGGCCGGTATTCGCCGTGATGCGAAAAAGATGGCGCAGGCGCTGCTCGCGCTGGGCCTCAAGAAGGGTGACAGGGTTGCGAGCCTGGCGATGAACCACTCGCGCCACCTCGTCAGCTGGTATGGCGTTGCTGGGATGGGCGGCGTGCTGCACACGGTGAACCCGCGCCTGTTCGACGACCAGCTCGACTACATCGTCAACCATGCCGAAGACAAAGTTTTGATCTACGACGCGGCGTTCCAGTCGATCGTTGATCGCATGCGCAGCCGCTGGACTACGGTCGAGCATTACATCTGCTTCGATTCTGGCGAGCATTCGCCTGCCTTCGAGGACTGGATTGGCGCGCAGGATGGCAATTTCGAGTGGGTCGGGGGCGACGAACGCGATCCCTGCATGATCTGCTACACCAGTGGCACCACGGGCCATCCCAAGGGCGTGCAGTACGAGCATCGTTCGACCATGCTGCACGCGATGGCAGGGCTGCAGACCACGGCCTTCAACTTCACCCCGTCCAGCGTGATGCTGCCGGTGGTCCCGATGTTCCATGCGGCGAGTTGGGGGCTGCCCTATTCGGGCGGCATGGCGGGCATCAAGTTCGTCTTCAGCGCGGTCAATGATCCCGCCGTCTTGCACGAATTGATGATGCGCGAAGGCGTTACCGACAGTGCCGGCGTGCCGACCGTGTGGCTTGCGCACTTCCAGTATTGCGATGCCCAGGGCATCGACCTGCCGCCGCTGAAGGCTGCGACCATTGGTGGCTCGGCTGCGCCGAAGTTCATGATCGAACGCCTGATGAAGAACGGCACACGTGTGCAGCACGCCTGGGGCATGACCGAGACTTCGCCCATCGGAACCGTAGGCGGCCCTACCGCCGATTGGGACAGTCTCACCTTCGACGAGAAGGTTGCAAAGACGATGAAGCAGGGGCGCCCGATCTATGGGGTCGAGCTGCGCATCGTCTCGCTCGACGATGCGACTAAGGAAATGCCGCGCGATGGTGAGACGTCGGGCGCCTTGCAGATCCGCGGACCCTGGGTGCTCAAGCGCTACTTCAAGGCAGAGCAGGACGCGACCACGCCCGATGGCTGGTTCGACACCGGCGATGTCGGTGTGATCCACCCCGATGGCACGCTTCAACTGACCGATCGCACCAAGGATGTCATCAAGTCCGGCGGTGAATGGATCAGCTCGGTTGAGCTAGAGAATGCGGCTGTCGGCCACCCGGCCGTGGCGGAAGCTGCCTGCATCGGCATGCCGCACCCCAAGTGGGACGAGCGACCGGTCCTGTTCGTGGTGAAGAAGGAAGGTACCGACTGCACGGGCGCCGAGATCACCGAATATCTCGCTGACAAGGTCGCCAAGTGGTGGCTTCCCGATGCGGTCGAGTTCGTCGATGATATCCCGCACACCGCCACGGGCAAGATCAGCAAGAAGGACCTGCGCGACCGCTTTGCGGATTACACGCTTGGCTGA
- the dnaE gene encoding DNA polymerase III subunit alpha has protein sequence MSYKPFVPLRVLSAYSMLEGAIDPKAMAKLAKERGFPAMAICDRNGLYGAVMFAGACKAEGVQPIIGALLGVARDAEGKQVDYLPLYAQDEAGYDNLCHLVSKAHLDRPLEFEPHVRLDDLDGHTGGLIALTGSGDGALTRLLAEGQQAHADALADRLQALFPNRLYVELARRGDPVEERAEAALIDLAYVRDLPLVATNPANYAEPHMHKAHDAMLCIAGSTHVDAEDRVRSNPESYVKTFHMMEEGFADLPEAVQNTLVVAQRCAYMPPYRKPILPSLAGDLEGEARMLEEDARKGLEARLALYGELSEEERKVYLDRLDFEVGIINQMGFPGYFLIVADFIKWAKDHDIPVGPGRGSGAGSLVAWALTITDLDPIKLGLLFERFLNPERVSMPDFDIDFCETRRGEVIRYVQQKYGHDHVAQIITFGKLKARAVLRDTGRILQMSYGHVDRLCKMVPNHPTDPWTLPRALNGAADFKREYDNDNQVKRLVDLAMQLEGFPRNSSTHAAGVVIGDRPLAQLVPLYRDPRSDMPVTQYDMKNVESSGLVKFDFLGLKTLSVLKKAVDLLARRGVTIDLSQLALEDPKVYELMKSGNTVGVFQLESEGMRRTLTAVKPTNFGDIIALVSLYRPGPMDNIPLFGKRKAGEVPIEYPHPKLEGILAETYGIFVYQEQVMQAAQILAGYSLGDADLLRRAMGKKNQAEMDAQRARFIEGCKTESGIEPVQASELFDLIDKFAGYGFNKSHAAAYALLAYQTAWLKAHYPEEFFAASMCFDMHQSEKLAVFVDDARRYPGKPGGVKVLPPSINHSEAEFTVEQTDEGYAVRYALAGIRNVGERAMEAIVSERESSGRFASLQDLFERLPKGSMNSRQLEALASAGALDEFETNRAKLFANADMLLAVADAAERERSSGQAALFGGGDEEQEDTLRLKDVEPWSRADQMAREKENFGFYFAEHPVEAWRTVASAQGARSYASLMTGGAPTGGRTSAVMAAMVERATKRTTQRGKPFVRVDFSDSSGQFSSACFEEGLVEPFLQWAEDQTCVKLTVELDSPSPDEPPRITVRGAVPLSEVRGSTPMLLTLEISDTDALAQLAIELTAAGEGCDEVQATMLTGAETPPLMILGRAFNVDGNLAERLASVPGLAKVQLTARRAGSHLRLVA, from the coding sequence ATGTCGTACAAGCCCTTTGTCCCGCTGCGTGTGCTGTCGGCCTATTCGATGCTCGAAGGGGCGATCGATCCCAAGGCGATGGCCAAGCTGGCCAAGGAGCGGGGCTTTCCCGCCATGGCGATCTGCGACCGCAACGGACTTTACGGCGCGGTCATGTTCGCCGGGGCATGCAAGGCTGAAGGCGTCCAGCCGATTATTGGCGCGCTGCTCGGCGTCGCGCGGGATGCTGAAGGCAAGCAGGTCGACTACCTGCCGCTCTATGCCCAGGATGAAGCGGGGTATGACAATCTCTGCCACCTCGTATCGAAGGCTCACCTCGATCGACCGCTTGAATTCGAGCCGCATGTGCGGCTGGACGACCTCGACGGGCACACTGGCGGCCTGATTGCACTCACGGGCTCCGGCGACGGGGCGCTGACCCGCCTGCTGGCCGAAGGGCAACAGGCACACGCCGATGCACTCGCGGACCGGTTGCAGGCGCTGTTCCCGAACCGCCTCTATGTCGAACTCGCCCGGCGCGGCGACCCGGTGGAGGAGCGGGCGGAAGCCGCGCTCATCGACCTCGCCTATGTGCGCGACCTGCCGTTGGTTGCGACCAACCCGGCCAACTACGCCGAACCGCATATGCACAAGGCGCATGACGCGATGCTGTGCATCGCCGGTTCGACCCATGTCGATGCCGAGGATCGCGTCCGTTCGAACCCGGAAAGCTACGTCAAGACCTTCCACATGATGGAGGAAGGCTTCGCGGACCTGCCCGAAGCGGTTCAGAACACGCTCGTCGTGGCGCAGCGCTGCGCCTATATGCCGCCCTATCGCAAACCGATCCTGCCCAGCCTCGCGGGCGATCTCGAAGGCGAGGCACGCATGCTGGAAGAGGATGCGCGCAAAGGGTTGGAGGCACGGCTTGCGCTCTACGGTGAACTCTCCGAAGAGGAGCGGAAGGTCTATCTCGACCGCCTCGACTTCGAGGTCGGGATCATCAACCAGATGGGCTTTCCCGGTTACTTCCTGATCGTTGCCGATTTCATCAAATGGGCGAAGGATCACGATATCCCGGTGGGCCCGGGGCGTGGATCGGGCGCAGGTTCGCTGGTCGCCTGGGCCCTGACAATCACGGATCTCGACCCGATCAAGCTGGGCCTGCTGTTCGAACGCTTCCTCAACCCCGAACGCGTGTCGATGCCCGACTTCGATATCGACTTCTGCGAAACGCGGCGCGGCGAAGTGATCCGCTATGTGCAGCAGAAATATGGACACGACCACGTCGCGCAGATCATCACCTTCGGTAAGCTGAAGGCGCGCGCGGTGCTGCGCGACACCGGCCGTATCCTGCAGATGAGCTACGGCCACGTCGACCGGCTCTGCAAGATGGTGCCAAACCATCCGACCGATCCATGGACACTGCCGCGCGCATTGAACGGGGCGGCGGACTTCAAACGCGAATACGACAACGACAACCAGGTGAAGCGCCTCGTCGACCTGGCGATGCAGCTCGAAGGGTTCCCGCGCAACAGCTCGACCCACGCGGCGGGCGTGGTGATCGGCGATCGCCCGCTGGCGCAGCTGGTCCCGCTTTATCGCGATCCGCGCTCGGACATGCCGGTAACGCAATACGACATGAAGAATGTCGAAAGCTCCGGCCTGGTTAAATTCGACTTCCTCGGGCTGAAGACGCTCTCGGTGCTGAAGAAGGCGGTCGACCTGCTTGCGAGGCGCGGCGTGACGATCGACCTCAGCCAGCTCGCGCTCGAGGATCCCAAGGTCTACGAACTGATGAAGAGCGGCAACACGGTGGGCGTGTTCCAGCTGGAATCGGAAGGCATGCGACGCACGTTGACCGCGGTGAAACCGACCAACTTCGGCGACATCATTGCGCTGGTCTCGCTCTATCGTCCGGGGCCGATGGACAACATCCCGCTGTTCGGCAAGCGCAAGGCGGGCGAAGTGCCGATCGAGTACCCGCACCCCAAGCTCGAGGGGATTCTCGCCGAAACCTACGGCATCTTCGTCTACCAGGAACAGGTCATGCAGGCCGCGCAGATCCTTGCCGGCTACTCGCTCGGCGATGCCGACCTCTTGCGCCGCGCCATGGGCAAGAAGAACCAGGCGGAAATGGATGCCCAGCGCGCCCGTTTCATCGAGGGCTGCAAGACGGAGTCGGGCATCGAACCGGTGCAGGCGAGCGAGTTGTTCGACTTGATCGACAAGTTCGCCGGTTACGGTTTCAACAAGTCGCACGCTGCCGCCTACGCATTGCTCGCCTATCAAACGGCCTGGCTCAAGGCGCATTACCCCGAGGAATTTTTCGCAGCCTCGATGTGCTTCGACATGCACCAGTCGGAAAAGCTGGCGGTGTTCGTCGATGATGCACGGCGCTATCCCGGCAAACCGGGTGGCGTGAAGGTCCTGCCACCGTCGATCAACCACTCCGAAGCCGAATTCACCGTCGAGCAGACGGACGAAGGCTATGCCGTGCGCTATGCCTTGGCGGGTATTCGCAACGTCGGCGAGCGCGCGATGGAAGCGATTGTGAGCGAACGCGAGTCATCGGGCCGTTTCGCGAGCCTGCAGGACCTGTTCGAACGCCTGCCCAAGGGTTCGATGAACTCGCGCCAGCTGGAAGCGCTGGCAAGCGCGGGCGCGCTCGACGAGTTCGAGACCAATCGCGCCAAGCTTTTCGCCAATGCGGACATGCTGCTGGCAGTGGCCGATGCTGCCGAGCGCGAGCGCTCAAGCGGGCAGGCCGCGCTGTTTGGCGGGGGTGACGAGGAACAAGAGGATACGCTCCGGCTCAAGGACGTGGAGCCGTGGAGCCGGGCCGACCAGATGGCGCGCGAAAAGGAGAACTTCGGTTTCTACTTCGCCGAACACCCGGTCGAGGCGTGGCGCACGGTGGCCTCGGCGCAGGGCGCGCGCAGCTATGCCTCGCTGATGACAGGCGGTGCACCCACGGGTGGACGGACCAGCGCTGTGATGGCGGCCATGGTGGAGAGGGCGACCAAGCGCACCACCCAGCGCGGCAAGCCCTTTGTCCGGGTCGATTTCTCCGACAGTTCGGGCCAATTCTCATCCGCCTGCTTCGAGGAGGGGCTGGTCGAACCGTTCTTGCAATGGGCCGAAGACCAGACCTGCGTGAAGCTCACCGTCGAACTCGATAGCCCGAGTCCGGACGAGCCGCCCCGCATCACCGTTCGCGGTGCGGTGCCACTGTCCGAGGTGCGCGGATCGACGCCCATGCTGCTGACGCTAGAAATCAGCGACACCGATGCCCTGGCGCAGCTCGCGATCGAGCTGACCGCTGCGGGCGAGGGATGCGACGAGGTTCAGGCAACCATGCTGACCGGGGCCGAAACTCCGCCACTGATGATTCTTGGCCGCGCATTCAACGTTGACGGAAACCTCGCCGAACGCTTGGCAAGCGTCCCCGGTCTTGCCAAGGTGCAACTGACAGCGCGGCGAGCGGGGAGCCATCTCAGACTCGTCGCCTGA